In Candidatus Methylopumilus universalis, one DNA window encodes the following:
- a CDS encoding exodeoxyribonuclease III has protein sequence MRIITLNMNGIRSASNKGAFAWLDAQEADFICVQEVKAHESDLSHDMKNYRDYMSYFSFAEKKGYSGVGIYAKRKPKKIIREIGLPLFDSEGRYLELMYDNLSIVSIYLPSGSSGEERQTFKFEVLDYLLPYLKKRMEENLPMILCGDINIAHKEIDLKNYKGNKKNSGFLPEERQWMTDLFEGVGWVDTYRALHPDATDAAYTWWSNRGQAYAKNVGWRLDYQIAHPSVKDKITKASIYKAEKFSDHAPLIIDYMV, from the coding sequence ATGAGAATTATAACGCTAAACATGAATGGAATTCGATCCGCATCAAATAAAGGCGCTTTCGCTTGGCTTGATGCGCAAGAAGCGGATTTCATTTGTGTGCAAGAAGTGAAGGCGCATGAAAGCGATTTAAGCCATGACATGAAAAACTATCGTGATTACATGAGCTATTTTAGTTTTGCAGAGAAAAAAGGTTATAGCGGCGTAGGTATTTACGCAAAAAGAAAACCTAAGAAAATTATTCGAGAAATAGGTCTCCCACTTTTTGATAGTGAGGGACGCTATCTCGAACTTATGTATGACAATTTGAGTATCGTTTCAATTTACTTACCTTCAGGCTCAAGCGGTGAAGAACGACAAACATTTAAATTTGAAGTGTTAGATTATTTACTGCCTTATTTAAAAAAACGTATGGAAGAAAATTTGCCGATGATTCTTTGTGGCGATATCAATATTGCGCATAAAGAAATTGATTTAAAAAATTACAAAGGGAATAAAAAAAATTCAGGCTTCTTGCCCGAAGAACGTCAATGGATGACTGATTTATTTGAAGGCGTGGGTTGGGTAGATACTTATCGTGCGCTTCATCCTGATGCGACCGATGCTGCTTATACTTGGTGGAGCAATCGAGGCCAAGCGTATGCTAAAAATGTAGGATGGCGTCTTGATTACCAAATTGCTCATCCATCTGTAAAAGATAAGATTACTAAAGCTTCAATCTATAAGGCAGAAAAATTTAGTGATCATGCACCATTGATCATTGACTATATGGTTTAA
- the gatC gene encoding Asp-tRNA(Asn)/Glu-tRNA(Gln) amidotransferase subunit GatC yields MSITHDEIKKIAHLARIKITEDEADATIKKLSGILNLIEDMKKVDTTNISPMSHSQSVTQRLREDIVTETNQREKLQKIAPEVSGGLYIVPQVIE; encoded by the coding sequence ATGTCGATTACACATGACGAAATCAAAAAAATTGCCCATTTAGCACGCATCAAAATTACGGAAGACGAGGCGGATGCGACGATTAAAAAATTATCAGGCATATTAAATCTTATTGAAGATATGAAAAAGGTGGACACGACTAATATTTCCCCTATGTCTCATAGCCAATCGGTTACCCAAAGACTCCGTGAAGATATTGTCACAGAAACAAATCAAAGAGAAAAATTACAAAAAATAGCGCCAGAAGTAAGTGGGGGCTTATATATTGTGCCTCAGGTGATTGAGTAA
- a CDS encoding AmpG family muropeptide MFS transporter produces the protein MQIRNRFWQDILSKKMLVCIFTGFTSGLPLFILISLLPAWLRSNQLDLKAIGLFALIQLPYTWKFLWAPFFDRFRWPMGRRRGWLLFFQALLLISIPLLGFYNPQTDLTMIVVIATLIAFLSASQDIVIDAYRRELLLDKELGLGNAVHVNAYKIASLIPGSLSLILADHFDWQTVFIVTSLFMLPGIILTFVIKEPKVPQMKKRDLASSLLLPFQEFMHRHGLKSASTILLFIFFYKLGDSMATALATPFYLDLGFSKTEIGLIAKNAGLWPSVIGGLLGGIWMMKLGIHRALWIFGFLQMISILGFAWLAHIGYSPEWLAIVVGFEAFGVGLGTTAFVAFIAKTTHPLYTATQFALFTSLAAVPRTLVNASTGYLQSLFGWENFFILCFLLAIPGMALLYKIAPIKIKPYSQ, from the coding sequence ATGCAAATTCGGAATCGATTCTGGCAAGACATCCTTTCCAAAAAAATGTTGGTATGTATTTTTACTGGCTTTACTTCGGGGCTTCCTCTTTTTATTCTGATTAGCTTATTACCTGCATGGTTGAGATCTAATCAATTAGACCTCAAAGCGATTGGTCTTTTTGCATTAATCCAGCTTCCCTATACATGGAAATTTTTATGGGCACCTTTCTTTGATCGCTTCAGATGGCCCATGGGTCGTCGTCGAGGCTGGTTATTATTTTTTCAAGCGCTTCTTTTAATCAGTATTCCGCTATTGGGGTTTTATAACCCTCAGACTGATCTCACAATGATTGTGGTCATTGCCACACTGATTGCATTTTTAAGTGCAAGTCAGGATATTGTGATTGATGCTTATCGTCGAGAACTTTTATTAGATAAAGAATTGGGTTTAGGTAATGCAGTGCATGTAAATGCTTATAAGATTGCGAGTCTTATTCCAGGCTCTTTATCCCTTATCTTGGCCGACCATTTTGATTGGCAAACTGTATTTATAGTCACAAGCCTTTTTATGCTACCAGGTATTATTTTAACTTTTGTAATTAAAGAGCCTAAAGTACCTCAAATGAAAAAGCGTGATTTAGCATCATCACTACTGCTTCCATTCCAAGAATTCATGCATCGACATGGTTTAAAAAGTGCTTCAACCATTCTTCTTTTTATCTTTTTTTACAAATTAGGTGACAGTATGGCAACTGCATTAGCTACGCCTTTTTATTTAGATCTAGGATTTAGTAAAACTGAAATTGGTTTAATTGCAAAAAATGCTGGTCTTTGGCCAAGTGTCATAGGTGGGCTCTTGGGGGGTATTTGGATGATGAAATTAGGCATCCACCGTGCCTTATGGATCTTTGGTTTTCTCCAGATGATCAGTATTTTAGGTTTCGCCTGGTTAGCGCACATTGGCTATAGCCCAGAATGGTTAGCCATTGTCGTAGGCTTCGAGGCATTCGGTGTAGGTTTAGGTACCACAGCTTTTGTGGCTTTTATTGCAAAAACCACCCATCCACTTTATACCGCCACACAATTTGCACTTTTCACAAGCTTAGCAGCTGTGCCTAGAACACTTGTTAATGCCTCTACCGGTTATCTTCAAAGTCTTTTTGGCTGGGAGAATTTCTTTATTCTTTGTTTTCTACTGGCTATTCCTGGCATGGCATTACTTTATAAAATCGCACCGATAAAAATTAAACCATATAGTCAATGA
- the gatB gene encoding Asp-tRNA(Asn)/Glu-tRNA(Gln) amidotransferase subunit GatB, which yields MSWDVVIGIETHVQLQTKTKIFSGASTAFGAEPNTQACVLSIALPGTLPVLNHEAVQCAIKFGLATNAEIASRSIFARKNYFYPDLPKGYQISQYELPVVGKGSLEIEVGEIKKTVRITRAHLEEDAGKSSHGAVENGTGIDLNRAGTPLLEIVSEPDMTSAAEAVAYAKKLHELVQWIGICDGNMQEGSFRCDINVSVKRKGTDKLGTRREIKNLNSFKFIEQAIHYETQWQIEMLEEGKTIQQATVLFNPETGETKAMRSKEEANDYRYFPDPDLLPLEISDEKISQIKAGMSELPHLMKARLESDYQLSSYDALGITSDKHVADYFFATLKEGAEPKQIANWILGQLFSKLNEHSLSIEHSPIKPEVLSLLLKRIQDGTISNNGAKQLFEKLWMSPDLQIDVLIESEGLKQVSDSGLIETMIDEVLKNNQAMVDEYRSGKEKAFNALVGQIMKASKGKANPGQVNDLLKKKLS from the coding sequence ATGAGTTGGGATGTTGTGATTGGTATTGAAACGCATGTACAACTTCAAACCAAAACCAAAATTTTTTCAGGCGCATCGACTGCATTTGGAGCGGAACCCAATACGCAAGCTTGCGTGTTATCGATTGCACTTCCAGGAACACTACCCGTCTTAAATCATGAGGCAGTCCAATGTGCTATTAAATTTGGCTTAGCAACGAATGCTGAAATAGCATCAAGATCTATTTTCGCCCGTAAAAATTATTTTTATCCAGATTTGCCTAAAGGCTACCAAATTAGTCAATATGAATTACCTGTGGTTGGCAAAGGATCGCTTGAAATTGAAGTAGGCGAGATTAAAAAAACAGTGCGCATTACCCGAGCGCATCTAGAGGAAGACGCAGGCAAATCATCCCATGGTGCTGTTGAAAACGGCACAGGCATTGATTTAAATCGTGCAGGAACACCCCTTTTAGAGATTGTGTCTGAACCTGATATGACTTCGGCCGCTGAAGCTGTGGCGTATGCAAAAAAATTACATGAACTCGTTCAATGGATAGGAATTTGTGATGGCAATATGCAAGAGGGAAGTTTCCGATGCGATATTAATGTTTCTGTAAAGCGAAAAGGCACGGATAAATTAGGCACACGTCGCGAAATTAAAAATTTGAATTCATTTAAATTTATTGAGCAAGCCATTCATTATGAAACGCAATGGCAAATTGAGATGTTAGAAGAAGGAAAAACGATTCAACAAGCAACTGTCCTCTTCAATCCTGAAACAGGTGAAACAAAAGCGATGCGATCTAAAGAAGAAGCGAATGATTATCGTTATTTCCCTGACCCTGATCTCTTACCATTAGAAATTTCCGATGAGAAAATTAGTCAAATTAAAGCGGGCATGAGTGAATTGCCTCATCTCATGAAAGCCAGATTAGAAAGTGATTACCAATTATCATCTTATGATGCTTTAGGCATTACGAGTGATAAGCATGTCGCAGACTATTTCTTTGCGACATTAAAAGAAGGGGCTGAGCCTAAACAAATTGCCAATTGGATTTTAGGACAATTATTTTCTAAACTGAATGAACATAGTTTATCGATTGAACATTCACCGATTAAGCCTGAAGTATTAAGTTTACTTTTGAAACGTATTCAAGATGGCACCATTTCGAATAATGGCGCTAAACAACTTTTTGAAAAGTTATGGATGAGTCCTGATCTTCAAATTGATGTATTAATTGAGTCAGAAGGATTAAAACAAGTTTCAGACAGCGGCCTTATTGAAACGATGATCGATGAAGTCTTAAAAAATAATCAAGCCATGGTAGATGAATATCGATCAGGCAAAGAAAAAGCCTTTAACGCGCTTGTGGGGCAAATTATGAAAGCATCTAAAGGTAAGGCAAACCCAGGTCAGGTGAATGACTTGCTTAAGAAAAAATTAAGCTAA
- the gatA gene encoding Asp-tRNA(Asn)/Glu-tRNA(Gln) amidotransferase subunit GatA produces MQDWSIKELSSLLREKKTSSVEITTDYLASIKKKNPEINAFITVDENRSIAQAKLADERIQKGEGDALTGVPIAQKDIFCAEDWLTTCGSKMLHNFIAPYDATVVKKFNEAGAVNLGKTNMDEFAMGSSNETSYFGAVKNPWDLSRVPGGSSGGSAAAIASRMCPGATATDTGGSIRQPASLCGLTGLKPTYGLVSRYGMIAFASSLDQAGPMSKSSEDCAMMLNVMAGFDPKDSTSIDHKKEDYTKNIDQPIEGLKIGLPKEYFAEGLDGDVAKLIEAAINQYKKLGATIVDVSLPNTNLSIPVYYVLAPAEASSNLSRYDGVRYGHRTSQYDDLMDMYSKTRQEGFGEEVKRRILIGTYVLSAGYYDAYYLKAQQIRHLISEDFKKAFQSCDVIMGPTAPSTAFKANEKIDDPVTMYLQDIYTIATNLAGLPGMSIPAGFVNKLPVGLQIIGNYFDEARMLNVAHQFQKATDWHKAMPEGALS; encoded by the coding sequence ATGCAAGACTGGAGCATTAAAGAACTCTCAAGCCTTTTGAGAGAGAAGAAAACATCAAGTGTCGAAATCACGACAGACTATCTTGCCAGTATTAAAAAAAAGAACCCCGAGATTAATGCGTTTATTACAGTCGATGAAAATCGGTCGATAGCCCAAGCTAAGCTTGCAGATGAAAGAATTCAAAAAGGTGAAGGGGATGCCCTCACAGGTGTCCCTATTGCGCAAAAAGATATTTTTTGTGCAGAAGATTGGCTTACCACTTGCGGTTCCAAGATGCTTCATAATTTTATAGCGCCTTATGACGCCACGGTCGTGAAGAAATTTAACGAGGCGGGCGCTGTTAATCTAGGCAAAACTAACATGGATGAATTCGCTATGGGTTCATCGAATGAAACATCTTATTTTGGTGCTGTTAAAAACCCTTGGGATCTCTCACGAGTTCCCGGAGGAAGTTCGGGGGGGAGTGCAGCAGCGATTGCATCTCGCATGTGCCCTGGCGCTACGGCAACAGATACAGGAGGCTCTATTAGGCAGCCAGCTTCCTTATGTGGACTCACAGGTTTAAAACCAACTTATGGATTAGTGTCTCGCTACGGCATGATTGCGTTTGCATCAAGCCTAGATCAAGCAGGCCCGATGTCAAAATCATCCGAAGATTGCGCCATGATGTTGAATGTGATGGCAGGCTTTGACCCCAAAGACTCTACATCGATTGATCACAAGAAAGAAGATTACACAAAAAATATTGATCAGCCGATTGAGGGCTTAAAAATTGGATTGCCTAAAGAATATTTTGCTGAAGGTTTGGACGGCGACGTTGCAAAGTTGATTGAAGCCGCGATTAATCAATACAAAAAATTAGGTGCCACGATTGTGGATGTGAGCTTGCCTAATACCAATCTATCAATCCCTGTCTATTATGTTTTAGCACCTGCTGAAGCATCAAGTAATTTATCGCGTTACGACGGTGTCCGTTATGGTCATCGCACAAGTCAATATGATGATTTAATGGATATGTATTCTAAGACTCGCCAAGAAGGATTTGGGGAAGAAGTGAAACGTCGTATCTTAATAGGTACTTATGTATTAAGTGCAGGTTATTACGATGCATATTATTTAAAGGCGCAACAAATACGCCATCTTATTTCTGAAGACTTTAAAAAAGCTTTTCAATCATGCGATGTCATTATGGGACCTACTGCACCATCGACTGCTTTTAAAGCAAATGAAAAAATTGATGATCCAGTGACGATGTATCTGCAAGATATTTACACCATTGCGACGAACCTTGCAGGGCTTCCGGGTATGAGTATTCCTGCAGGCTTTGTCAATAAACTACCAGTAGGCTTGCAAATTATTGGTAATTATTTTGATGAAGCACGTATGTTAAATGTAGCGCATCAATTCCAAAAAGCAACTGATTGGCATAAAGCCATGCCCGAAGGAGCGCTTTCATGA
- the mreD gene encoding rod shape-determining protein MreD, whose amino-acid sequence MIKKNKLFFISLIIASMINLIHINIFNTDLTPDFILLTLIFWFFKNPNTVSISTFWLVGLITDIFIGDLLGQHALTYASCYFIAQYFINKIMLNNKHQKLLYIFLIFLSAQIIMLIINLTHDLHYPGLSYYLQSITAVFIWHALSKFRFFKLDR is encoded by the coding sequence ATGATCAAAAAAAATAAATTGTTTTTTATTTCTTTAATCATCGCATCGATGATTAATCTCATTCATATTAATATTTTTAATACTGATTTAACGCCTGATTTTATTCTACTTACACTCATATTCTGGTTTTTTAAAAATCCTAATACAGTGTCTATCTCAACATTTTGGCTTGTAGGGCTGATCACGGATATTTTTATAGGGGATCTTCTAGGGCAGCATGCTCTTACTTATGCATCTTGTTATTTTATTGCGCAATATTTCATAAATAAAATCATGCTAAACAATAAGCATCAAAAATTGCTTTATATTTTCTTAATATTTTTAAGCGCTCAAATTATTATGCTGATTATTAATCTCACGCACGATCTTCACTATCCAGGACTGAGTTATTATCTTCAAAGTATCACAGCTGTTTTCATTTGGCATGCGCTCTCTAAATTTAGATTTTTTAAATTAGATCGATAA
- the pyrE gene encoding orotate phosphoribosyltransferase, with protein sequence MDHSSQEFIEFALKKQVLQFGQFKTKAGRLSPYFFNTGLFNDGESLMKLGMFYAKSIEASEIPFDMLYGPAYKGIPLVSSIVIAFASLGRNIPFAFNRKEKKDHGEGGVIIGTPLKGRVLIVDDVISAGTSVNESVNLILEEGAKPSGIAISIDREEKGTGLLSAVEEIIETHHLPVCHLTSLQEIMLYIEHHETYASHINAMRDYQKVYGIKA encoded by the coding sequence ATGGATCATTCAAGTCAAGAGTTTATCGAATTTGCCCTAAAAAAACAGGTTTTACAATTTGGTCAGTTCAAAACTAAAGCCGGTCGTCTAAGTCCTTACTTTTTTAATACAGGCCTCTTTAATGACGGTGAAAGCTTAATGAAGCTTGGTATGTTTTATGCTAAATCTATTGAAGCCTCTGAGATTCCATTTGATATGCTCTATGGTCCAGCTTATAAAGGTATCCCATTGGTGTCGTCTATTGTCATTGCATTTGCGAGCCTGGGCCGTAATATCCCTTTTGCATTCAATCGCAAAGAAAAAAAAGATCATGGTGAAGGGGGCGTTATTATTGGCACTCCATTAAAAGGGCGCGTTCTCATTGTTGATGACGTGATCTCTGCAGGAACTTCTGTGAATGAATCAGTGAATCTTATTTTAGAAGAGGGTGCCAAACCTTCGGGCATTGCGATTTCGATTGATCGAGAAGAAAAAGGTACTGGATTATTATCAGCGGTTGAGGAAATAATAGAGACACATCATTTGCCTGTCTGTCATCTCACTTCTTTACAAGAAATCATGCTTTATATCGAGCATCACGAAACTTACGCATCTCATATCAACGCCATGCGCGATTATCAAAAAGTATATGGTATTAAAGCTTAG
- the mreC gene encoding rod shape-determining protein MreC gives MIKSHQHSSKLFNKGPSLLSKLLLLIFISIVLMGVDFRFHYLKNIRQVTNVFTKPFHSLLNLPSDIYHFTTEYFSNQSRLIHENETLKLNIDSLKADLQRLDFIDQENNQLKNLLEVKNAYKFKTEAVSIIYSRFDPFSQKIIIDGGQNKDFQAGQPVINALGLVGQISSVFPETSEVTLIVDKKMSVPIQIQRNGLRAITSGNGQNETISLPYLPNSVDVIKGDILKTSGIDTIYPEGIIVAEVLEIINDPKLPFAKIICKPMSEIRNHSHVLVVKPINKIANHAVTPKNDQKK, from the coding sequence ATGATTAAATCTCATCAACATTCATCTAAGCTTTTTAATAAAGGCCCCTCACTTTTATCCAAATTATTGTTACTCATATTCATATCGATTGTATTAATGGGTGTGGATTTTCGTTTTCATTATTTAAAAAATATTAGGCAAGTAACGAATGTGTTCACCAAGCCTTTTCATTCATTGCTCAACCTGCCAAGCGATATATACCATTTCACAACAGAGTACTTTTCCAATCAATCTCGTTTGATTCATGAAAATGAAACATTAAAACTCAATATAGATAGCCTGAAGGCTGATCTTCAACGCTTAGATTTTATAGATCAAGAAAATAATCAATTAAAAAATTTACTCGAGGTAAAAAATGCGTATAAATTTAAAACTGAAGCTGTCAGTATTATTTATTCCCGCTTTGATCCTTTTAGTCAAAAAATTATTATAGATGGCGGCCAGAATAAAGACTTTCAAGCAGGTCAGCCTGTCATTAATGCATTGGGTCTTGTAGGACAAATCAGCAGTGTTTTTCCTGAAACGAGTGAAGTGACGCTTATTGTTGATAAAAAAATGTCTGTGCCTATTCAAATACAAAGAAACGGTTTAAGAGCGATTACAAGCGGTAATGGGCAAAACGAAACGATTTCACTTCCATACTTACCCAATAGTGTCGATGTCATTAAAGGAGATATTTTAAAAACATCAGGGATTGATACGATCTACCCGGAGGGTATTATCGTCGCAGAAGTATTAGAAATTATTAATGACCCTAAGCTGCCTTTTGCAAAAATTATTTGTAAGCCGATGTCGGAGATTCGCAATCACAGCCATGTCCTTGTGGTGAAGCCTATTAACAAAATTGCAAATCATGCAGTGACTCCAAAAAATGATCAAAAAAAATAA
- a CDS encoding rod shape-determining protein, whose protein sequence is MLKKIFSFDQFMANDIAIDLGTANTLIYIRGKGIVLDEPSVVAIRHEDGPNGPYSKKSLLAVGIEAKTMLGRSPQNIQAIRPMKDGVIADFNITEDMIKFFIAKVHDTRWFVPSPRIIICVPYGATQVERRAIRESAERAGAKQVFLIEEPMAAAIGAGLPISEATGSMVIDVGGGTTEVGIISLGGIVYAKSERVGGDKIDQAIIDYLRRNYGTLISDPTAEMIKKKIGTAFPMSEILELEVTGRNLAEGLPRRLKINSNEILEALQEPLNAIVSAVKSALEQTPPELGADIADNGMVLTGGGALLRNLDRLLMEETGIPVVTADDPLTCVARGCGKALESLDQFSTVFAHE, encoded by the coding sequence ATGCTTAAAAAAATATTCAGTTTTGATCAATTTATGGCGAATGATATTGCCATCGACTTGGGCACTGCAAACACACTGATCTACATTAGAGGCAAAGGTATTGTTTTAGACGAGCCTTCTGTTGTAGCGATTCGTCATGAAGATGGTCCTAATGGTCCATATAGCAAAAAATCTTTATTAGCAGTCGGCATCGAAGCTAAAACGATGTTAGGTCGATCACCTCAAAATATTCAAGCGATTCGTCCAATGAAAGATGGAGTGATTGCTGACTTCAATATTACTGAAGACATGATTAAGTTTTTTATTGCAAAAGTGCATGACACAAGATGGTTTGTGCCAAGCCCACGCATTATTATTTGCGTCCCTTACGGTGCAACTCAAGTGGAGCGAAGAGCTATTAGAGAATCTGCTGAAAGAGCGGGTGCTAAGCAAGTGTTTCTAATTGAAGAGCCTATGGCAGCCGCTATTGGTGCAGGACTTCCAATCAGCGAAGCGACAGGATCCATGGTGATTGACGTGGGCGGTGGCACAACTGAAGTCGGTATTATTTCATTGGGCGGTATTGTGTACGCCAAATCTGAACGTGTGGGTGGCGACAAAATTGATCAAGCTATTATTGATTACTTGAGACGAAATTATGGCACATTGATTTCTGACCCTACGGCCGAAATGATTAAGAAAAAAATTGGTACTGCATTCCCGATGTCTGAAATTTTAGAGCTCGAAGTGACGGGTCGAAATCTTGCTGAAGGACTCCCTCGTCGACTCAAAATTAATAGCAATGAAATTCTAGAGGCCCTCCAAGAGCCTTTAAATGCCATTGTGAGTGCTGTGAAATCTGCACTTGAACAAACACCACCTGAATTGGGTGCTGATATTGCTGATAATGGCATGGTACTAACCGGTGGTGGTGCCCTATTAAGAAATCTCGATCGCTTACTTATGGAAGAAACAGGCATTCCTGTTGTCACTGCGGATGACCCTCTCACTTGCGTTGCCAGGGGCTGCGGTAAGGCACTTGAATCACTCGATCAATTCTCGACCGTATTTGCTCACGAATAA